TAAGTGGGGTAAAGCACGGCCATATAAACAGATCTCAGTACAGTCATTCGAAAATTGAGTCGTGAAAAATCTACATGGAAGACAACAAAGTTTTTGTTCTGCAAAACAGATAAGAATGAGTAAAATGTCTCTATCTTTGTCTGAAAAACGATCATATAAACAGGTCTTGACACTCATATACTGAAGCCATAGAGGAAATCCTCTCTGTTGAGGCCTAGGGAAAATCGTCCGAAAACTGAAGCGTAACTAgtgaaaaatcaacatggaaAGGAGGTTACCGTTCAGACAGACACAGAGACACTTTTCTTATCTCTGTCTCTCTCGCAAGAACATGGACTTTATTAATCTCccatgttgatttttcacgaCTAGACTATGATTCAATTTTCGGATGGTTTTCTTAGCGAGTGTCGAAACCCGATTAGATGATCGTGTATATGACCGTGCTTTTGACACTCATAGTAGTTTTTGAACCACtaattctctctctttttctctctccctctctctccccctctttATACATGTTGCTGATCTAATCTTACTCTCTATTGGTCAATTCTATCGTAACTATATGAATGTTAggaaaacgaataaataaacgtaGCCTACTTTTTActgtttacaaaaatattttaacaattttacgaATTTATTCCGtgcattcgttaaatatatgaatatgcAGTATCTATGAGAATCAAATATATTATAGACACGCGTAAATGCATGCAAGTGCGTCACGCATCATGAGTATGCATATACTTACATAAGTATAGGTGGCACGTATGCGTTTATATTCCAAGGTATATGGTGTATATGTATCTGTCTATACTGATTTTCATATATCGTCAATATTAACCCATATTACTAATACTAATAGCAAACGGATCAAAATAGATCAAAATTGAAGGTTGTAACTGAAAGATTTTGTTTATCTTTGCTTATCAgttattgttaataattaataaaatattaaaaattttttgtgATCCGTTTTGATCCAGGCTTAGGAATAAAAGGAGATTTTATTAAGAAGTATTTATGTCAAATAGTGAAATAATAGTTGCTTGATACGGATTTAGTTCATATGATCTTAATTTTCTCGTTGGAAAATCTaattatatttgttttaatGCGAAACTACAACACGTTGACAGAGTCGATAGAGCAGTAATTCGTTGATTTGTATCAAGGTACAACGATATACTTAGATGTATACTCATGTTCGCCAAACGTATAATCAACGAGGCTCGTGGGGGCTTAGTTGTTGGTAATCGATGCTGGTTTCAATTAATTCAGCATCCAATGTATCTTTTGAGTGAAATAATTATATTGCAAAAAGGTAACTAACAaatatcttttcttctttctttttatagaaTTACATATTTCTTGTACACTGTTTGATATAAGgattaattattgtaatatttaattgattaatgAATACAGGCTTAGAATGCAACAGGACCAGTCAATAGACTTTTCACTTTGGACGACAAGACCATTTTTAAAATCTAAAGATAAAAGCGATTTTGGCGGGACACTTAAAATGTTTGCATCAAAAAAACAAATGTCAAACAGCACCTTTTACGCGGAGTTGGAGCCTGATGAAGTAATGGATACAAAAAGTGATCTAAATGAATCGAAGAAATGCCAGGATGAAGATTCCAGTCATTCCAACATGATAGCACAAGATAAGAAACAGGAAGATTACGATGGACATTCATTCCATAAAATTGCTTCCTTCAGAGGTTTCCCACGTTTTCGTTCATTTGTAATGTCAGCTGGAAGTTCAATGGAACATATTGACATTGAAGAGAGCGAAGAGAATTCAATGCAGGTACCGTTTGTACGAGTATCGCACAGTATGTTAGAATACAGGAATAGTAGGTAAGTTAATAGAGTTAGTTAACTAGGGCCAACTATAATTCATTGCGAAAAATTGAGGAAAAGTATCTTATAAGACATTTAATGTGCAGATATATAACCACAGATAGAAATTCCCGTCGATATGCAGTGGAATCGTATACGATAAGCGAGTCTGAGAGCGAAGAAGAATCCGAAAGAACAAAATCATTAGACACAAATTCCGCGATAATCGTGGATCATACTGATGACTCGGTTCCCAAATTAAAGTCGGTTGATAACACAGCTTGTATAGATTCTAAAAGGAAAAATGCACGTCGAGTTGCAGAAGAATTGTTAGCTACTGAAAAGAATTATGTTAACATTTTACGATTGATCGATCAAGTATTCCAGTTCAAAATCGATCAAGAGAATAGAGCACATCCTATGTTTCCTCCAGAGACTGTTCAACATATGTTCTCTAATATCAAATCGATTTATAAGTTTCACAACGATTTTCTGTTACCCCAACTTCAAGAGAGGATGCAAAATTGGGAATCGGATCGTAGAATCGGAGATATAATGAAGAATTTTGCACCTTTTCTTAAGATGTACACAGAATATGTAAAAAACTTTGATTATGCCATGAACTTGATACAGACTCTTCAAATTAAAGTCGCTAGATTTGCTGCGATTATCAACGAAATTCAAAAATTGGACGAGTGTGCCAAGTTATCGTTGCCACATCATATGTTAAGCCCTATACAAAGATTACCAAGATACGAGCTTCTTCTGAAAGATTATTTGAGAAACCTCACAGAAGAAAATGCTGATTACAAGGATACTAAAAGTAAGGATCTTTCGAGTTCCATTCGATTCGATGAGTTACTTCCGCATAAAGTAATGCGCATCTAGCAAGGACTGGCTTCTATTTAAACGTCTATTGAACGGGGCACGTTTAAATAGACGTCTGTAGATGGCGACGATAATAATCGTAGAATCAAACGAACAGACATGGCTTTCTTTCTCGTAGAGGCGTTGGAATTAGTATCTACTGCTGCTAATCACACGAATGATGCAATGAAGAAGATTGACAAGTTTAAAAAGCTTCTTGAAATACAAGAGAGTATATACGATACGACAGATCTAGTTAGTGCTACGCGGGAGCTTGTAAAAGAGGGTCGTATTGTTAAAATTTCAGCAAGAAGCGGTGATCATCAAGAAAGACATTTGTTTCTGGTATGTATATGCATACCTTAAATATACAATCTGGATGTATGGTCGCTGGTGCATAAATTTGTTGACTGATGCATATAATAAATACTTATTCAATCGATACCGTATATTAGACTTTAGTGATGGAAATGTTCTTTGTTTGTTCTGCCTTTCAGTTTACtgatttattattactttgttCGATAAGATTAATACCCGGGCCATTGTATCGATTAAGAGCTAAATTCCTGATCGAAAATTTGCAAGTGATCGAAGGAGACAACCTAGAAACAGCAAACACATTTTACATAAGAGATGAAGACAAAAGCGTTGAATTATATACGCATGTGGCTGAAGAAAAGGCAGCTTGGCTCGAAGCGTTATTCGACACTATGCAAGAAATGATGAAAAGAAAAGCGAGTCTAAAAACTGGCGATGTGAAGACTCTTGTCGTGAAGACTGATGATGTATCTAGATGTATGATATGTGAAGTCATATTTTCCGTGATGAAACGAAAACATAATTGCAGAGCTTGCGGAATAGTGAGTACCACCTTTCGCCGATGGTATTTCGCAACCATCGGCCTGTGAACAATCGGAATGGAAAACATATTATCAGTTATTAGTTAACATCCATTCACATTTTCCATAATATTTTTCCTATAATATTCCTTTCCTATAATATCCTttcctataatattttacaatattttacttGTTATTTGTAGGTTGTTTGCAGTAAATGTTCAAATCAAAAGTTATTATTCGAGGATAACAAGAACATGAGAGTTTGCCGCCTTTGTTATACCGCTTTAACGCAACCGCTTGTTAAATCACCTTCCTCGACATCTACGTCCGGCCCAGTACCCAGTTTATTACAAGTTTCAGCAAGCGCATCGTCCGTTATATCTGGATATCTTATGTTAAAAACACAACCAAGTAAATCTTGGACACGACGATGGTTTGCATTACATGCAGATTTTGTTTTATACACTTTTAAGTCTGAATCTGAAAATATGGCTCTGACCGCAACTCCTATGCCTGGTTTCATTGTTACGGAAGGTATTAAATTGTCTGACGAGGATCCTTTAAGTCACAAGGACAGACCCAAAGCTCTTAAAATGCATCATTCTAGGAAAAGTTACTATTTACAAGCGTTGTCAAATGAAGATAAACAGAAGTAAGTTTTATCATGTATATTTTGATATTcgtataatatgtacatatacatacatgtatgtatacatatgtaattacatacaACACCAGCGAATTCGATCATCTATAAGAACGGCTATAAACAGGCCAACTAAATCGGTCGACTACGGTAGAGCTGGTCGAATAATCAACTAAGGCTATAGTCTGTTCAACAAGACGGGGCAATAAACACAAACAGAATGTGATTACTGCGGTTACGGTTACTAGCTGTTTATAGTCGTCCAAATTTTTGCATTCAGAGAAAGCGACAGACTAAAATTTCTCGTCAATTTACCAACATTCGATCCGTCTATAATCGATCTAAGATTCGTCAAATTTCATTTCAGATGGTTCCATGCTTTACAATTGGCTACTAAAGCAGAATTACCTTCATTAGCAACAACGGAAAATGAAGACGCACAAAAAGATCAATTAATTGTCCATAcgcgataaataattttttcgaTCTTATCTATGATATCCAAGTTAATCTTTTACTGCCATTAACGTATAAGATCGCAGAGTGATAAAATAATCGTTAGTAGATAATTAACACATGAAAGTGGCGTTAActtatgttatataatatacagaTACATGCATAAACAGATTGTTATTGGTATACTGTATGTCGACTTAACGGCGACTACATTGCCAAAACGCTTGTTGTACAATATTTTGTACcattttgttatatatttaaaaatatataagtatatatttacataattgtttaAGATATTGTATGTATGATACATAATTTTTATCCCAATGATGGAAAACACCAATGGTGTCTTCATTAAATTCTGCAGCAAAAGAATTAATTGTCTTCTAgtgtattttgtatatttccaGGCCATAATATGAAGTTACTTAATGTTTGAAGTATTATAATTGTATTGCGGTGGAAAGCCGGTACTAAATCAGATAGATATTATTGTACACTCTATTTTATTGAACTGTAATTGTTTTGCTGTATTTTGATATTTGTTTAATATCATTTATCATTAACATACCACATGTTACTACGAAGGTGctacaaattacaaataaacATTTCATAAAATCGCGGGAGGCCATAGTTACTAGATTATTTCTACATTATATCGAGATAAGAGGCTTGGTAGGGCACTGTTGTCAGATTTACCGTCTGTCACCACGGCTTGTATCTAAAGTAGGCTGTGGCTGTGACAATgatcttaaatttaaatttaatgtaTTACTTGTATTGTGTTAGTGGACTTTATGTTAAAAATCGTAGAAGTTATAAAGTAACTTCGAATTTAGATGCTTGGCGGTACTGAGAGATGACTGATCAAAAAACTTAATGAATATAGAGATATATGTGAAATGCCAATGCAAAGAGCTGTCAAAATTTAAGAAATGACAGTGTTTTATAACGGACGTACGTCtagttaaaaaaaataattattgtcaAAGATAGAATTAAGAAGATCAAaattttatgcaaagatattatattccatattatttattattatctactttagcattaaatatatgtagacaTAAGAATATAACCTCAAAGCACATTACAAATGTGAATGTTAATTAAATCTTGTCATGTAATATATTCTATCATTaggtcattttattttttcatgatattatttgtgcagtattatgaagatatacaaTGGAGGTTTCAGAGACAAAAAACCTTGTTAGAGATTTGGACTTAACTCTACAACCTCGCATTTTTCCACGATATAAATCTTGGCTTCCTCTTGCTACACAGCAGGTAATTATTCACATAAAATGATTATTCCATTTtcagttttataaaattttatacgttataaatttatgaCTGTATTTATGAAAGTATGTGTGTATGATcatatatcttatttttaatacaaacaaGTTATCAATTACAATGATGATATGTTTAATTTTGTATGtaatcatttatttaatttaattcttttgaaataagatttttaattatgataatagttatttatgttttaacattatatctgCTTATACAATAAGATTAACGTATGCCAATTTATTTCACGAAACATATAATTTTCAGTTAAGACTTAGGAATCTTATACAAATAATAGGATGCAATCTGAAAACAGATATAAATAATGAAGTTTGCTGGTTTTATTATACCTTACATAGAACAAGTATGTCCTCTCCTATATATACAAGCGAGGCAATTGATAATACAAATCCAAGATGGTCAAGTTTAGAAGTACCAACTATATATGCCACCAGCTATTCTACTGCCAGTGGTGAGCTTTATAATCTGTTAGTACCTCAAAAGTAATCATGCACTTATAGGTGAAAAAAATTGATGTTTTGGGAtctaatatatttataactaCAATATGCAAttctaattaaatttgtaatatattttctcttcttctttattttttgcaaTAGAAGTCATTGTAAGATTGTGGAAAAGGATAATCATCAATAATGCAACTACTGATCTAACCATATTTACATGGGGCATATCTTTTACTGGTTTGGCATATATCGGCCCAAAACTACCAAATAATTTAGAAACCatattgaaagaaaattctctaatttttcaatttcatggTGGCTTTTTCACTCCAGTATATTGTTTCATTGAAACTCCTGAATTAAAAAGGTATCTACATATAAAGGTCAATGCATCTGAAATAAGAGATAGTTATACAGTGAGTAAGCTTACCAGCTTAAGAAATAAAATGCAAGCATTAAAACAGCAAACGGAATCGGTACAAACACTTCGGATACAAATTGCTTCTGGAGATAACTTTCACCCATCAAAGTATCCACAATCTTCATTAAACAGATTGTTTCAACCTCGTAAAGTGAGCAGGGAGAAGAAGGCAGAGATATTAAAAATACGTAAGGAATTAGAGGTAGCAAAATTTAGAACAAAATTGTTAGAACAAGAAAGAGCAAGAAAAATGGGAGAACTAAGAGTGTTAAATCAGATGCATTCTAATATTATGGAAGAAAATCAAGACTATGGTATCAGCTTTTAAGTGATATTCTTATAATATATGGAATCTCTCAGCTGAATGGTATCGCCAAAATATCTGCCTTATTTATCATTACATGAACAAATTTCTGAAGACAAAGTGATATTATTTAAAGGTGCATATATAATTCCTTAAATTTAGCTTCTTTTTATGAGATTTTAAGATCATTTAATTAGTATTTTGTTAAATAGAACTCTAAATTTTTTTCCACCAGTGGATGTGATTCTTCGTTCTCTATACAAAAGTATTAAGATACTTATGTCAGAAAATGCATAACTTAAAAGATCTCTTAGTTTCAATTTCATCAAATGTAATGTATGAAAGACAAGAAAAATATTGACACAAGAGTATCACTTTGTGTCTCTTCTTGTCTTTCATATGCCAAGTTTTACAAAGTTAaggttaaaatatcttttaaactaaacaTTTTCAGACCCAAGTACCTTAATACTTTTGTATAGAGAATAAACAAATGCATCAATTGATGGATAAAAAAGTATAGAGTTCcatttaaaattatacaaatgacCTTGAAATcttataaaaaataatcttgAGAGAAAGTTCTTTCCACCATTATATGTGCTCCTTGAAATAGTTTGTCCTAGAAGTTTTACCATAAATAAGGCAGTTATTTAGGTGATCCCATATAGCTGAGgctatatatatgtgtattataatttcagtaaaataattttaacacATTTATTGTAATCAGGTTCTGATTTAATGGAAAGGTATAGAGAATTGAATAAAGATATTGAAAGATTACATGAATGGCGACAAAATCAAATAGATACAAGAGAAACATATATTCAATTGAGTAGTCAACTTGCACATAGAAGAAGACAATTAATTTCAGAATTAAGCTtaatatatcctatttctcagGTGTGTAAGATATTTGATAGAATGTGAagttttaaaaaagaataatatgaagtgaatcaaaataaattaatgtatttaCATGCTATACAGGGAGGAAACGGAAAATTTAGAATACATGATGTTCATTTACCAGATAGCGAAGATTTAGAATTATCAAATGATACTGTAGTTGCTGTAGCATTGGGATTTGTTGCACATACTACACAAATGATCGCCAATTTTCTTAACATACCTACTAGATATCCTATTATACACTATGGATCACGTAGTAAAGTTATAGATCATATTACAGAAAACTTACCTGACAATGAAAGACAGTGAGTATTCTACTCTCTATTCATCTCTctaatttttgtaatatataattatcgTTTTAGGTTTCCTTTATTTGCTCGAAGTAAAGATAAGCTACAATTTCGTTATGCTGTTTACttactaaataaaaatatagctcaATTAAGATGGTACTGCGGCCTTCCAACAACAGACTTAAGGGCAACACTTCCAAATCTTGCTACTCTGATAAATATTAAACCAAATCAATCACAGtatgttatatttctattttaattaaatgatataaaatattttttaatttcacaaaatttatcTTTCCTTTTATAGTTTGGATAATTCGAAACGAACATACTCTACTTCATCTTTGGATATCGAAGTTGGAAATAGTAAACAAAGTATAACACCACCAAtgcaaaaaataatttttgaaaaatgccATCGATCTTCACGATCTATGAGCcaattaaaaagtataaaatcttCTCTCGGTTCTTCTTTGGATCAAGGTTTAGATAAACCCGTGCAATCCCTTGTTTTAGGCAGTCAATCAAAACGAATTTGTAAATCGGAAGAAAGTGCCATAGACAATAAAACATTGGTACTAGTAAAAGATAGGTCAAGTAATAGTAGTAATGAAACTTTAAATAATGCTATTctaaataatataaca
The Bombus vancouverensis nearcticus chromosome 6, iyBomVanc1_principal, whole genome shotgun sequence DNA segment above includes these coding regions:
- the LOC117158106 gene encoding FYVE, RhoGEF and PH domain-containing protein 4, with translation MQQDQSIDFSLWTTRPFLKSKDKSDFGGTLKMFASKKQMSNSTFYAELEPDEVMDTKSDLNESKKCQDEDSSHSNMIAQDKKQEDYDGHSFHKIASFRGFPRFRSFVMSAGSSMEHIDIEESEENSMQVPFVRVSHSMLEYRNSRYITTDRNSRRYAVESYTISESESEEESERTKSLDTNSAIIVDHTDDSVPKLKSVDNTACIDSKRKNARRVAEELLATEKNYVNILRLIDQVFQFKIDQENRAHPMFPPETVQHMFSNIKSIYKFHNDFLLPQLQERMQNWESDRRIGDIMKNFAPFLKMYTEYVKNFDYAMNLIQTLQIKVARFAAIINEIQKLDECAKLSLPHHMLSPIQRLPRYELLLKDYLRNLTEENADYKDTKKALELVSTAANHTNDAMKKIDKFKKLLEIQESIYDTTDLVSATRELVKEGRIVKISARSGDHQERHLFLFTDLLLLCSIRLIPGPLYRLRAKFLIENLQVIEGDNLETANTFYIRDEDKSVELYTHVAEEKAAWLEALFDTMQEMMKRKASLKTGDVKTLVVKTDDVSRCMICEVIFSVMKRKHNCRACGIVVCSKCSNQKLLFEDNKNMRVCRLCYTALTQPLVKSPSSTSTSGPVPSLLQVSASASSVISGYLMLKTQPSKSWTRRWFALHADFVLYTFKSESENMALTATPMPGFIVTEGIKLSDEDPLSHKDRPKALKMHHSRKSYYLQALSNEDKQKWFHALQLATKAELPSLATTENEDAQKDQLIVHTR
- the Uvrag gene encoding UV-resistance associated gene isoform X1: MEVSETKNLVRDLDLTLQPRIFPRYKSWLPLATQQLRLRNLIQIIGCNLKTDINNEVCWFYYTLHRTSMSSPIYTSEAIDNTNPRWSSLEVPTIYATSYSTASEVIVRLWKRIIINNATTDLTIFTWGISFTGLAYIGPKLPNNLETILKENSLIFQFHGGFFTPVYCFIETPELKRYLHIKVNASEIRDSYTVSKLTSLRNKMQALKQQTESVQTLRIQIASGDNFHPSKYPQSSLNRLFQPRKVSREKKAEILKIRKELEVAKFRTKLLEQERARKMGELRVLNQMHSNIMEENQDYGSDLMERYRELNKDIERLHEWRQNQIDTRETYIQLSSQLAHRRRQLISELSLIYPISQGGNGKFRIHDVHLPDSEDLELSNDTVVAVALGFVAHTTQMIANFLNIPTRYPIIHYGSRSKVIDHITENLPDNERQFPLFARSKDKLQFRYAVYLLNKNIAQLRWYCGLPTTDLRATLPNLATLINIKPNQSHLDNSKRTYSTSSLDIEVGNSKQSITPPMQKIIFEKCHRSSRSMSQLKSIKSSLGSSLDQGLDKPVQSLVLGSQSKRICKSEESAIDNKTLVLVKDRSSNSSNETLNNAILNNITNVENSSEGNNETAIENNIEIMIPTSVSKSTNITDNFDSPVNIRDRSSNSISSCEMALTSSQNGDDSSNDNNIIKKDEARESISIINEILININDVDNTLKNGKHSEDYNLENEALQDHDNLKMAASDKSSSNHEHMPVTTETSTYRKEHFTKSCLSLDDIISCAYEETEKKERTSSICSYPEEYLSSKYLASRKRYNSESKKDRIDSVHSKNLCHKNTSRESVVETELMQTAQKSDCYSYDETNKCDFQASDEYIDIIRRSSESVYARTEALANKKTSFKVMKPRL
- the Uvrag gene encoding UV-resistance associated gene isoform X2, encoding MEVSETKNLVRDLDLTLQPRIFPRYKSWLPLATQQLRLRNLIQIIGCNLKTDINNEVCWFYYTLHRTSMSSPIYTSEAIDNTNPRWSSLEVPTIYATSYSTASEVIVRLWKRIIINNATTDLTIFTWGISFTGLAYIGPKLPNNLETILKENSLIFQFHGGFFTPVYCFIETPELKRYLHIKVNASEIRDSYTVSKLTSLRNKMQALKQQTESVQTLRIQIASGDNFHPSKYPQSSLNRLFQPRKVSREKKAEILKIRKELEVAKFRTKLLEQERARKMGELRVLNQMHSNIMEENQDYGSDLMERYRELNKDIERLHEWRQNQIDTRETYIQLSSQLAHRRRQLISELSLIYPISQGGNGKFRIHDVHLPDSEDLELSNDTVVAVALGFVAHTTQMIANFLNIPTRYPIIHYGSRSKVIDHITENLPDNERQFPLFARSKDKLQFRYAVYLLNKNIAQLRWYCGLPTTDLRATLPNLATLINIKPNQSHLDNSKRTYSTSSLDIEVGNSKQSITPPMQKIIFEKCHRSSRSMSQLKSSQSKRICKSEESAIDNKTLVLVKDRSSNSSNETLNNAILNNITNVENSSEGNNETAIENNIEIMIPTSVSKSTNITDNFDSPVNIRDRSSNSISSCEMALTSSQNGDDSSNDNNIIKKDEARESISIINEILININDVDNTLKNGKHSEDYNLENEALQDHDNLKMAASDKSSSNHEHMPVTTETSTYRKEHFTKSCLSLDDIISCAYEETEKKERTSSICSYPEEYLSSKYLASRKRYNSESKKDRIDSVHSKNLCHKNTSRESVVETELMQTAQKSDCYSYDETNKCDFQASDEYIDIIRRSSESVYARTEALANKKTSFKVMKPRL